From a single Kitasatospora sp. NBC_00458 genomic region:
- a CDS encoding bifunctional lysylphosphatidylglycerol flippase/synthetase MprF, with product MIRLGAAPALVGEREREREQERPRVPAQSTGPDRVSGGAAPGPRRPQRAGRAAALASGLATRLGEAPLTLVLLVSLWTIGATSASLATGPSDALLERTGVGLPTLAAGHWWTPVTSLFWCSGLGAYLFTSLLLLVVGPAAERRIGPLRTLGVLVGGQLAGTLAGAGAVAAGSWAGEQWTDSIADQTAVGPGVGLFTLAGVLGYRLTALWRRRLHLVVLLVPLVMTLYVGHLQSVQRFSGALIGLAAGAVLSRGRPHLRSHRSSHTETRVLVALCLVAAAIGPMIASLYDNAAGPFNTFSEIYLSHRLTPDEVADFCASSARECARAHAVERIFDTPARLMATLFPVLLLVLAEGLRRGLRLAWRITIATELLWTALLVWLFAGTGTGSGDVVQYFVEALVLPLLTTGLLLATRQRFSLRLPRAVLGRPAAVVGGALAAASAAYTGLGLLVADQFEPGATFGGLVAGLPAQFLPPAYNDLLPDYPIAVGPFARFLETYCGPAFWAVALTALLLAFRRPVLHVDADDAARARALLTEHGGGSLSFLTTWDGNHYWFDEDGRAAVAYRVLNTVALTTGDPFGAPEARRRAVAGFARYCDARGWTPCFYSVTPETRAAAGLLGWRSLQVAEDTVVALPGLAFTGRKWQDIRTALNKAGKQGITAQWWSYQEAPFALREQIRAISEEWVSEKGLPEMGFTLGGLEELDDPAVRLLLAVDGDGTVHGLTSWMPVYENGEAVGWTLDFMRRRSDGFRGVTEFLIASAALGFKQEGATFLSLSGAPLARSEQEPPTGLQKTLDWMGRVLEPVYGFRSLLAFKAKFQPEYRPMYMAYPDPAALPSITRAIGKAYLPHLTPAQGVRLMRKLSS from the coding sequence GTGATCCGGCTCGGCGCCGCCCCGGCCCTCGTCGGGGAGCGCGAACGGGAACGGGAGCAGGAGCGCCCGCGCGTCCCGGCGCAGTCCACCGGCCCCGACCGGGTGTCCGGAGGAGCCGCGCCCGGGCCCCGCCGGCCGCAGCGCGCCGGCCGGGCCGCCGCACTCGCCTCGGGACTCGCCACCAGGCTCGGCGAGGCCCCGCTCACCCTGGTGCTGCTGGTCAGCCTCTGGACGATCGGCGCCACCAGCGCCAGCCTGGCCACCGGACCGTCCGACGCCCTGCTGGAACGCACCGGCGTCGGCCTGCCGACCCTCGCCGCCGGCCACTGGTGGACGCCGGTCACCTCGCTGTTCTGGTGCTCCGGCCTCGGCGCGTACCTCTTCACCAGCCTGCTGCTGCTCGTGGTCGGCCCCGCCGCCGAGCGCCGGATCGGCCCGCTGCGCACCCTGGGGGTGCTGGTCGGCGGACAGCTGGCGGGCACCCTGGCCGGCGCCGGGGCGGTCGCGGCCGGCTCCTGGGCCGGCGAGCAGTGGACCGACTCGATCGCGGACCAGACCGCGGTCGGCCCCGGCGTCGGCCTGTTCACGCTGGCCGGTGTGCTCGGCTACCGGCTCACCGCGCTCTGGCGCCGCCGGCTGCACCTCGTGGTCCTGCTCGTCCCGCTGGTGATGACGCTGTACGTCGGTCACCTGCAGAGCGTCCAGCGGTTCTCCGGCGCGCTGATCGGCCTCGCCGCCGGCGCCGTCCTCAGCCGCGGCCGCCCGCACCTGCGCTCGCACCGCTCCTCGCACACCGAGACCCGGGTGCTGGTCGCGCTCTGCCTCGTCGCCGCCGCGATCGGGCCGATGATCGCCTCGCTGTACGACAACGCGGCCGGCCCGTTCAACACCTTCTCCGAGATCTACCTCTCGCACCGGCTCACCCCGGACGAGGTCGCCGACTTCTGCGCGAGCTCGGCCCGCGAATGCGCCCGCGCGCACGCCGTCGAGCGGATCTTCGACACCCCGGCCCGGCTGATGGCCACGCTCTTCCCGGTCCTGCTGCTGGTGCTGGCCGAGGGCCTGCGCCGCGGCCTGCGGCTCGCCTGGCGGATCACGATCGCCACCGAGCTGCTCTGGACCGCCCTGCTGGTCTGGCTCTTCGCCGGGACCGGCACCGGCTCGGGCGACGTCGTGCAGTACTTCGTCGAGGCGCTGGTGCTGCCGCTGCTCACCACCGGCCTGCTGCTGGCGACCCGGCAGCGGTTCTCGCTGCGGCTGCCGCGCGCCGTCCTCGGCCGGCCGGCCGCGGTGGTCGGCGGGGCGCTGGCCGCCGCCTCCGCCGCGTACACCGGGCTCGGCCTGCTGGTGGCCGACCAGTTCGAGCCGGGCGCGACCTTCGGCGGGCTGGTCGCCGGGCTGCCGGCCCAGTTCCTGCCCCCCGCCTACAACGACCTGCTGCCGGACTACCCGATCGCGGTCGGGCCGTTCGCGCGGTTCCTGGAGACCTACTGCGGGCCGGCCTTCTGGGCGGTCGCGCTGACCGCGCTGCTGCTGGCGTTCCGCCGGCCGGTGCTCCACGTGGACGCCGACGACGCCGCGCGGGCCCGGGCGCTGCTCACCGAGCACGGCGGCGGGTCGCTCTCCTTCCTCACCACCTGGGACGGCAACCACTACTGGTTCGACGAGGACGGCCGGGCCGCCGTCGCCTACCGCGTGCTCAACACCGTCGCGCTGACCACCGGTGACCCGTTCGGGGCCCCGGAGGCGCGCCGGCGGGCGGTGGCCGGCTTCGCCCGGTACTGCGACGCCCGGGGCTGGACCCCGTGCTTCTACAGCGTCACCCCGGAGACCCGGGCCGCCGCGGGGCTGCTCGGCTGGCGCTCGCTGCAGGTCGCCGAGGACACCGTGGTCGCGCTGCCCGGACTGGCCTTCACCGGCCGCAAGTGGCAGGACATCCGGACCGCGCTGAACAAGGCCGGCAAGCAGGGCATCACCGCCCAGTGGTGGTCGTACCAGGAGGCGCCGTTCGCGCTGAGGGAGCAGATCCGGGCGATCTCGGAGGAGTGGGTCTCCGAGAAGGGGCTGCCGGAGATGGGCTTCACCCTCGGCGGGCTGGAGGAGCTGGACGACCCGGCGGTCCGGCTGCTGCTCGCGGTCGACGGGGACGGCACCGTGCACGGGCTGACCAGCTGGATGCCGGTCTACGAGAACGGCGAGGCGGTCGGCTGGACGCTGGACTTCATGCGCCGCCGCTCCGACGGGTTCCGGGGCGTCACCGAGTTCCTGATAGCCTCCGCCGCGCTCGGCTTCAAGCAGGAGGGCGCGACCTTCCTCTCGCTGTCCGGCGCGCCGCTGGCCCGCTCGGAGCAGGAGCCGCCCACCGGGCTGCAGAAGACCCTGGACTGGATGGGCCGGGTGCTGGAGCCGGTCTACGGCTTCCGTTCCCTGCTGGCGTTCAAGGCGAAGTTCCAGCCGGAGTACCGGCCGATGTACATGGCCTACCCGGACCCGGCGGCGCTGCCCAGCATCACCCGGGCGATCGGCAAGGCGTACCTGCCGCACCTGACACCGGCGCAGGGCGTCCGGCTGATGCGCAAGCTCTCCTCCTAG
- a CDS encoding alpha/beta hydrolase gives MTTLSAPVQLAVRWNPLDWPLTHGPIPYAVLAAGWAALALLVLSRDRRWLGLRPVGAVLLAAAVTGGLKVVVDGWWHPFPEGTPDYVLGWVALAVFALSAAGFRAPLLPGRQRFLAAGGAALVVLMAASQVNRGFDQYPTARVMLAPKTQALTTGKAPEVVTPPAGKVLAEVWQPPAGLPEKGTVSTTAIPGTKSGFEARDAYVYLPPAYQASPRPLLPVLVLMAGQPGSPSDWVNSGGMQERLDAFAAEHQGLAPIVVMVDQIASMWGNSLCMDSRIARSQTYLAEDVPDWIHGHLQTATGRTARSIAGASLGGTCALQLAVNAPDVYGSFIDISGQDEPTLGSHDETVEKAFGGDENAFAAVDPLHLMTTRQYPDTAGVFAVGAGDGDFRPQQEKMHAAAQGAGMKVEFQPIPGGHSWTVFREALDRNLPWLARRTGMIR, from the coding sequence ATGACCACCCTCTCCGCACCCGTCCAGCTCGCCGTCCGCTGGAACCCGCTCGACTGGCCGCTCACGCACGGCCCGATCCCGTACGCGGTACTGGCCGCCGGCTGGGCCGCGCTGGCCCTGCTCGTCCTCTCCCGCGACCGCCGCTGGCTCGGGCTGCGCCCGGTCGGCGCCGTCCTGCTCGCCGCCGCCGTCACCGGGGGGCTCAAGGTCGTCGTCGACGGCTGGTGGCACCCCTTCCCCGAGGGCACGCCCGACTACGTGCTCGGCTGGGTCGCCCTCGCCGTGTTCGCGCTGAGCGCGGCCGGCTTCCGCGCCCCGCTGCTCCCCGGCCGGCAGCGGTTCCTCGCCGCCGGCGGCGCGGCCCTGGTGGTGCTGATGGCGGCCTCGCAGGTCAACCGGGGCTTCGACCAGTACCCGACGGCCCGGGTGATGCTCGCGCCGAAGACCCAGGCCCTCACCACCGGCAAGGCACCCGAGGTCGTCACCCCGCCGGCCGGCAAGGTGCTCGCCGAGGTCTGGCAGCCCCCGGCCGGACTGCCCGAGAAGGGCACCGTGTCGACCACCGCGATACCCGGGACCAAGTCCGGTTTCGAGGCCCGCGACGCGTACGTGTACCTGCCGCCCGCCTACCAGGCCAGCCCCCGGCCGCTGCTGCCGGTGCTGGTGCTCATGGCCGGCCAGCCCGGCAGCCCCTCCGACTGGGTCAACTCCGGCGGCATGCAGGAGCGGCTGGACGCGTTCGCCGCCGAGCACCAGGGGCTCGCCCCGATCGTGGTGATGGTCGACCAGATCGCCAGCATGTGGGGCAACAGCCTCTGCATGGACTCCCGGATCGCCCGCTCCCAGACCTACCTGGCCGAGGACGTCCCCGACTGGATCCACGGCCACCTGCAGACCGCCACCGGCCGCACCGCGCGGTCCATCGCCGGCGCCTCGCTCGGCGGCACCTGCGCGCTCCAGCTGGCCGTCAACGCGCCCGACGTCTACGGGTCCTTCATCGACATCTCCGGCCAGGACGAGCCCACCCTGGGCAGCCACGACGAGACGGTGGAGAAGGCCTTCGGCGGGGACGAGAACGCCTTCGCCGCCGTCGACCCGCTGCACCTGATGACCACCCGCCAGTACCCGGACACCGCAGGCGTCTTCGCGGTCGGCGCCGGCGACGGGGACTTCCGCCCGCAGCAGGAGAAGATGCACGCCGCCGCGCAGGGGGCCGGGATGAAGGTGGAGTTCCAGCCCATCCCCGGCGGCCACAGCTGGACGGTGTTCCGGGAGGCGCTCGACCGGAACCTGCCCTGGCTGGCCCGGCGGACCGGGATGATCCGGTGA
- a CDS encoding class F sortase, with protein MGAQQSRSPWPGTLAVGAALVLGAWLLNDGGHGALPPAPGAGQALSGFAPVSVVPPLGASAPTRIRIPAVRLDAPVTGLGLDRDGHLQTPPESDRNLAGWYRGGAAPGQRGTAIIAGHVDNDSGPAVFYDLGALHRGDRIEILREDGRTAVYQLYAIEVHNRKDFPDDRVYGQAADAQLRVITCGGGYSEDHGYQGNVVAYGFLADTTRPGKAA; from the coding sequence GTGGGCGCCCAGCAGAGCAGGAGCCCGTGGCCGGGCACCCTGGCCGTCGGTGCCGCGCTCGTGCTGGGCGCGTGGCTGCTGAACGACGGCGGCCACGGCGCCCTCCCCCCGGCGCCCGGTGCCGGGCAGGCCCTCTCGGGCTTCGCCCCGGTCTCCGTGGTGCCGCCGCTCGGGGCGTCCGCGCCCACCCGGATCCGGATCCCCGCCGTCCGGCTCGACGCCCCGGTCACCGGCCTCGGCCTCGACCGGGACGGCCACCTCCAGACCCCTCCGGAGTCCGACCGCAACCTCGCCGGCTGGTACCGCGGCGGCGCCGCCCCCGGGCAGCGCGGCACCGCGATCATCGCCGGACACGTCGACAACGACAGCGGGCCCGCCGTCTTCTACGACCTGGGCGCGCTGCACCGCGGGGACCGCATCGAGATCCTCCGCGAGGACGGCCGCACCGCCGTCTACCAGCTCTACGCCATCGAAGTGCACAACCGAAAGGACTTCCCGGACGACCGGGTGTACGGCCAGGCTGCCGATGCCCAGCTGCGGGTGATCACCTGCGGCGGGGGATACAGCGAGGACCACGGCTATCAGGGGAACGTGGTCGCCTACGGCTTCCTGGCCGACACCACCCGGCCGGGGAAAGCCGCATGA
- a CDS encoding MFS transporter, which yields MTTASPTSVDPAPVPIPADPGGGVLGSRYRSLTLGIVSVVLLLAFEATAVNTAMPVAARELDGLGLYAFAFSGYFTTTLFALVVSGQWCDRRGPLPPLFTGIAVFGAGLVVAGAAPGMWIFVAGRAVQGLGGGLVIVALYVVVGRAYPERLRPAVFAAFSSAWVLPSIIGPVVSGAVTQHLGWRWVFLAVPALILLPLAVMGPALRRSEREQPVAKGADFDRRRTGLAAMAALGAALLQYAGQRLDLLGLLPAAAGAALLLPAVLGLLPTGTLRAGRGLPTVILLRGVAAGAFFAAEAFIPLMMVTERDLSPTLAGLTLTSGGLSWALGSWLQGRPGAERHREAMIRGGFVLTAVAIAGAALVLVPAVPAWVAAVAWGVGGIGMGLTVASVSVLMMKLSAPEDAGANSASLQVSDALGNVLLVGLSGVLFAALGGGSAAAAHDGAGSTGSVAAFAVIFLVMTGVALLGALVSGRVRRA from the coding sequence ATGACCACTGCCTCCCCCACCTCGGTCGATCCCGCCCCCGTCCCGATACCGGCCGACCCCGGTGGAGGGGTCCTCGGCAGCCGCTACCGGTCCCTCACCCTCGGCATCGTGTCGGTGGTGCTGCTGCTGGCCTTCGAGGCGACGGCGGTCAACACCGCGATGCCGGTGGCCGCCCGCGAGCTGGACGGGCTGGGGCTGTACGCCTTCGCGTTCTCCGGCTACTTCACCACCACGCTGTTCGCACTGGTCGTCTCCGGCCAGTGGTGCGACCGCCGCGGCCCGCTGCCGCCGCTGTTCACCGGGATCGCGGTGTTCGGCGCGGGCCTGGTGGTGGCCGGGGCGGCGCCCGGGATGTGGATCTTCGTGGCGGGCCGCGCGGTCCAGGGCCTGGGGGGAGGCCTGGTGATCGTCGCGCTCTACGTGGTGGTCGGCCGGGCCTACCCGGAGCGGCTGCGGCCGGCGGTGTTCGCGGCCTTCTCCTCGGCCTGGGTGCTGCCCTCGATCATCGGCCCGGTGGTCTCCGGGGCGGTCACCCAGCACCTCGGCTGGCGCTGGGTCTTCCTCGCCGTGCCGGCGCTGATCCTGCTGCCGCTGGCGGTGATGGGCCCGGCGCTGCGTCGCTCGGAGCGGGAGCAGCCGGTGGCGAAGGGCGCGGACTTCGACCGCCGCCGGACCGGGCTGGCCGCGATGGCCGCGCTCGGCGCCGCGCTGCTGCAGTACGCGGGCCAGCGGCTGGACCTGCTCGGCCTGCTGCCCGCGGCGGCGGGGGCGGCGCTGCTGCTGCCGGCCGTGCTGGGGCTGCTGCCGACCGGGACGCTGCGGGCCGGGCGCGGGCTGCCGACGGTGATCCTGCTGCGCGGGGTGGCGGCCGGGGCGTTCTTCGCCGCCGAGGCGTTCATCCCGCTGATGATGGTGACCGAGCGGGACCTCTCGCCGACGCTGGCCGGGCTGACCCTGACCAGTGGCGGTCTCTCCTGGGCGCTGGGTTCCTGGCTCCAGGGCCGGCCGGGGGCCGAGCGCCACCGCGAGGCGATGATCCGGGGCGGGTTCGTGCTGACCGCGGTGGCGATCGCGGGGGCCGCGCTGGTGCTGGTCCCGGCGGTGCCGGCCTGGGTGGCGGCGGTCGCCTGGGGCGTCGGCGGGATCGGGATGGGGCTGACGGTGGCGAGCGTCAGCGTGCTGATGATGAAGCTGTCGGCGCCGGAGGACGCCGGGGCCAACTCGGCCTCGCTGCAGGTGAGCGACGCCCTCGGCAACGTGCTGCTGGTGGGCCTGTCCGGGGTGCTCTTCGCGGCCCTGGGCGGCGGCTCGGCGGCCGCCGCCCACGACGGTGCCGGGAGCACCGGCTCGGTCGCCGCGTTCGCGGTGATCTTCCTGGTCATGACCGGGGTGGCGCTGCTGGGGGCGCTCGTCTCCGGCCGGGTCCGCAGGGCCTGA
- a CDS encoding DMT family transporter, with the protein MAWLVLIVSGVLETVWAVALESSKGFSRLVPTVVFGVALALSMGGLAYAMRSIPIGTGYAIWVGIGAVGTALYGMAVLGDAVTAARIGCLLLIVSGVVGLKVLH; encoded by the coding sequence ATGGCTTGGCTCGTTCTGATCGTTTCCGGCGTCCTGGAGACCGTGTGGGCGGTCGCCCTGGAGTCGTCGAAGGGGTTCTCCCGACTGGTCCCGACCGTGGTGTTCGGCGTGGCGCTCGCGCTCTCGATGGGCGGGCTGGCGTACGCGATGCGGTCGATCCCGATCGGTACCGGCTACGCGATCTGGGTCGGCATCGGCGCGGTGGGGACGGCCCTGTACGGGATGGCCGTGCTGGGGGACGCGGTGACCGCGGCGCGGATCGGCTGCCTGCTGCTGATCGTCTCCGGCGTGGTGGGCCTCAAGGTGCTGCACTGA
- a CDS encoding xanthine dehydrogenase family protein molybdopterin-binding subunit: MTSPTDIGAAPQQDGDQGGTAEPFGLGSSPLRSDALPKALGIYPYAADLWAEGLLWGAVLRSPHPHARILGIDTSAALALPGVHAVVTAADLPAGPDGTPDGAPAGPIVSDRPVLAAGVVRHHGEPVAAVAADHPDTARLAVGLIAVDYEPMEAVTDPEQAFTAPPLHPDGNLFRHLPLRTGDPEAAGELIVEGLYQVGRQDPAPLGAEAGLAVPRPDGGVELHLSSTDPHGDRDRTAACLGLEPDRVRLVVTGVPGATSDREDLSFQVTMALLALRTGRPVKMTLTREESFHTHTSRHPALLRYRHHADAEGRLVKVEAQILLDGGAYADVSAEALAAATAFSVGPYNCPNVFVDAWAVRTNNPPAGRMRGEGALQACFAYESQLDQLAARVGVDPVEIRRRNAMATGDPLPTGQAVTCPAPVGALLEAVAKEPLPALPVDDPDAEWLLPGGPGGAGDPAAVRRGIGYALGMVHMLGAEGEDEVSTATVRVSGDHATVICAAVDAGHGFATLARQIVQSVLGVSEVYIAPADSDQSVAGPSARGRHTWVSGGAVERAALMVRHQLLQPIAANFGMSVELLQIADGKITSYDGVLGMPVAEALEGKELWATAQCRPHPTEPLDEAGQGDAFVSIAFCAMRAVVDVDIELGAVRVVEVTVAQDVGRALNPRQIEDRIEAGVAQGVGLALLEELRTEGGLLVNPSLTGYRLPTALDTPEIRIAALLEERDVVASFGAKAVSAVPAVTAPAAVAAAVRAATGLPVGRLPIRPEDAVAG; the protein is encoded by the coding sequence ATGACGTCGCCTACCGACATCGGCGCAGCACCCCAGCAGGACGGCGACCAGGGCGGCACGGCGGAGCCGTTCGGGCTGGGCAGCTCCCCGCTGCGCAGCGACGCCCTGCCGAAGGCGCTCGGCATCTACCCGTACGCCGCCGACCTCTGGGCCGAGGGCCTGCTCTGGGGCGCGGTGCTGCGCTCGCCGCACCCGCACGCCCGGATCCTCGGCATCGACACCTCGGCCGCGCTCGCCCTGCCCGGCGTGCACGCCGTGGTCACCGCCGCCGACCTGCCCGCCGGACCGGACGGCACTCCTGACGGCGCGCCCGCCGGGCCGATCGTCTCCGACCGGCCGGTGCTGGCCGCCGGCGTGGTCCGCCACCACGGCGAGCCGGTCGCCGCGGTCGCCGCCGACCACCCCGACACCGCCCGGCTCGCCGTCGGCCTGATCGCCGTCGACTACGAGCCGATGGAGGCCGTCACCGACCCCGAGCAGGCCTTCACCGCCCCGCCGCTGCACCCGGACGGCAACCTGTTCCGCCACCTGCCGCTGCGCACCGGGGACCCGGAGGCCGCCGGCGAGCTCATCGTCGAGGGCCTCTACCAGGTCGGCCGGCAGGACCCGGCGCCGCTCGGGGCGGAGGCCGGTCTGGCCGTGCCGCGCCCGGACGGCGGCGTCGAGCTGCACCTGTCCTCCACCGACCCGCACGGGGACCGCGACCGGACGGCCGCCTGCCTCGGCCTGGAGCCGGACCGGGTCCGGCTGGTGGTCACCGGGGTGCCGGGCGCGACCTCCGACCGCGAGGACCTCTCCTTCCAGGTCACCATGGCGCTGCTGGCGCTGCGCACCGGCCGTCCGGTGAAGATGACGCTGACCCGCGAGGAGTCCTTCCACACCCACACCTCGCGCCACCCGGCGCTGCTGCGCTACCGCCACCACGCCGACGCCGAGGGCCGGCTGGTCAAGGTCGAGGCGCAGATCCTGCTGGACGGTGGCGCCTACGCGGACGTCTCGGCCGAGGCGCTGGCCGCCGCCACCGCCTTCTCGGTGGGCCCGTACAACTGCCCCAACGTCTTCGTGGACGCCTGGGCGGTGCGCACCAACAACCCGCCGGCCGGCCGGATGCGCGGCGAGGGCGCGCTCCAGGCGTGCTTCGCCTACGAGTCGCAGCTGGACCAGCTGGCCGCCCGGGTCGGCGTGGACCCGGTGGAGATCCGCCGCCGCAACGCGATGGCCACCGGTGACCCGCTGCCCACCGGACAGGCCGTCACCTGCCCGGCCCCGGTGGGCGCGCTGCTGGAGGCCGTCGCCAAGGAGCCGCTGCCGGCCCTGCCGGTGGACGACCCGGACGCCGAGTGGCTGCTGCCGGGCGGGCCCGGCGGCGCCGGCGACCCGGCGGCGGTGCGCCGCGGGATCGGCTACGCGCTGGGCATGGTGCACATGCTGGGGGCCGAGGGCGAGGACGAGGTCTCCACGGCGACCGTCCGGGTCAGCGGCGACCACGCGACGGTGATCTGCGCGGCGGTCGACGCCGGCCACGGCTTCGCGACCCTGGCCCGGCAGATCGTGCAGTCGGTGCTGGGCGTGAGCGAGGTGTACATCGCGCCGGCCGACAGCGACCAGTCGGTGGCCGGGCCGTCCGCCCGCGGCCGGCACACCTGGGTCTCCGGCGGCGCGGTCGAGCGGGCCGCGCTGATGGTCCGCCACCAGCTGCTCCAGCCGATCGCCGCCAACTTCGGGATGTCGGTGGAGCTGCTGCAGATCGCCGACGGCAAGATCACCTCGTACGACGGGGTGCTCGGCATGCCGGTCGCCGAGGCGCTGGAGGGCAAGGAGCTCTGGGCCACCGCGCAGTGCCGCCCGCACCCGACCGAGCCGCTGGACGAGGCGGGGCAGGGCGACGCCTTCGTGTCCATCGCGTTCTGCGCGATGCGTGCGGTGGTGGACGTGGACATCGAGCTGGGGGCCGTCCGGGTGGTCGAGGTGACCGTCGCCCAGGACGTCGGCCGGGCGCTGAACCCGCGCCAGATCGAGGACCGGATCGAGGCGGGCGTCGCCCAGGGCGTCGGCCTGGCGCTGCTGGAGGAGCTGCGTACCGAGGGCGGTCTGCTGGTCAACCCCTCGCTCACCGGCTACCGGCTGCCGACGGCGCTGGACACCCCGGAGATCCGGATCGCGGCGCTGCTGGAGGAGCGGGACGTGGTCGCCTCCTTCGGTGCGAAGGCGGTCAGCGCCGTGCCCGCCGTGACGGCCCCGGCGGCGGTGGCCGCGGCGGTCCGTGCCGCGACCGGCCTGCCGGTCGGCCGGCTGCCGATCCGGCCCGAGGACGCCGTCGCGGGCTGA
- a CDS encoding FAD binding domain-containing protein: MLPASLDEAVEALAAHPAAVPVAGATDLMEAVNAGRLRPAALVGLGRITELRGWRYEDGGTAVLGAGLTHARMDRPDFAALIPALADAARTAGPPQVRNVGTLGGNIATAAPAGDTLPVLAALEASVTLARAGATREVPVSHLLTGLDPVRPGELLTWVRVPLLHAPQVFLKATGRSGPARATASVALVLDPARRAVRCAVGAVAPVPLRPLEAEAWVAGCIDWDGSREIDPAATAAFGEYVAAACVPDSYGAEGAWEAVTEGPSAAAVRLRRTVSVLARRALGRALK, from the coding sequence ATGCTGCCGGCCTCCCTCGACGAGGCCGTCGAAGCGCTGGCCGCTCACCCGGCCGCGGTGCCGGTGGCCGGCGCCACCGACCTGATGGAGGCCGTCAACGCCGGACGGCTGCGCCCCGCCGCCCTGGTCGGCCTCGGCCGCATCACCGAACTCCGGGGCTGGCGCTACGAGGACGGCGGTACCGCCGTCCTGGGCGCCGGACTCACCCACGCCCGGATGGACCGCCCCGACTTCGCCGCGCTGATCCCCGCGCTCGCCGACGCGGCCCGCACGGCAGGCCCCCCGCAGGTCCGCAACGTCGGCACCCTCGGGGGCAACATCGCCACCGCCGCCCCCGCCGGCGACACCCTCCCGGTGCTCGCCGCGCTGGAGGCCAGCGTCACCCTCGCCCGGGCCGGCGCCACCCGCGAGGTCCCGGTCAGCCACCTGCTCACCGGTCTCGACCCGGTGCGCCCCGGCGAACTGCTCACCTGGGTGCGCGTCCCGCTGCTGCACGCCCCGCAGGTCTTCCTGAAGGCCACCGGCCGCAGCGGCCCGGCCCGCGCCACCGCCTCCGTCGCCCTCGTGCTCGACCCCGCCCGGCGCGCCGTCCGCTGCGCCGTCGGCGCCGTCGCCCCCGTCCCGCTGCGGCCGCTGGAGGCCGAGGCCTGGGTGGCCGGCTGCATCGACTGGGACGGTTCGCGGGAGATCGACCCCGCCGCGACGGCCGCCTTCGGCGAGTACGTGGCCGCCGCGTGCGTACCCGACAGCTACGGCGCCGAGGGCGCCTGGGAGGCCGTGACCGAGGGGCCGAGCGCGGCCGCGGTCCGGTTGCGGCGTACCGTATCGGTGCTGGCCCGCCGGGCACTGGGAAGGGCGCTCAAGTGA